CACCGCGGTGTAGAGCGTGGCGCCGAGTGACCACAGGTCGTCCTGCGGCTGGGGGTCGTGCCCCGTGGCGCGCTCGGGGGACATGTAGGCGGGGGAGCCCAGCACCGTGCCGGTCGAGGTCAGCGTGCTGTCCCCGGTGGTGGTGGCGATGCCGAAGTCGGTGAGGTGCGCGCGCCCGGCATCGTCGACCAGCACGTTGGCGGGCTTCACGTCGCGGTGCACGATCCCGGCCTGGTGCGCGGCGGTGATCGCGTCGAGCAGGTCCAGCCCGATCCGGGCGACCAGGTCCACCCGCAGCGGGCCGTACTCCTCGACCAGCTGGAGCAGGGTGCGGGACCGCACGTGCTCCATGACCAGCCAGGGCTTGCCGTCCTCCTCGAAGACGTCGTGCACCGTGGTGACGGCGGGGTGGTCGAGCCGGGCGGCGGCGCGGGCCTCGCGGAAGGTGCGCTCGCGCAGGACGGCGCGCTCCTCGGCGGTCACGTCGACGCCGAAGGTGACCTCCTTGACCGCGACCTCGCGGCCCAGCATCCGGTCCTCGGCGAGCCAGACGACGCCCATCCCGCCGCGGCCGATCTCCTCGCGCAGCAGGTAGCGACCGGCCACGACGCGCTCGCCGGTGCCGGAGGGGTCCACGGGGCAGAAGTTACGCGGTGCGGGCGGTGGCCACCCGCCGGACGGGACCGCCTCGGATGGCCGGCGGCGGTGACCGGCGGGTGCCGGTCACCGCCGGAGCGGTCACTCCTGCTCGGGCTCGCTCTGCTCCTCGAGGGAGGCTGCCTGCTCCTCGGTCTCCTGCTCCAGGGCGATGTCGCGGGGCTGCGGCTCGCCGGATTCCATCTCGTCAGGGTGCGGTGTCGACATGCCGCCCACCCTGCGCCCGGACCTCGTCGTCCGCACCCCGGGTGTGTGAGGCTCGCCGCATGCCGCTGTTCTCCTTCGAAGGCAAGCACCCCCAGGTGCACCCCGACGCGTGGATCGCCCCCACCGCGACGCTGGTGGGCGACGTGACGGTCGAGTCCGGTGCCTCGGTCTGGTACGGCGTGGTGGTCCGGGCGGACTTCGGCGCCATCGTGATCCGAGCCGGGGCCAACGTGCAGGACAACTCGGTGCTGCACGGCGGCGACGACCCGGTCACCGAGGTCGGCCCCGGGGCGACCATCGGCCACCTGTGCGTGGTGCACGGCTGCGTGATCGGGGCCGAAGCGCTGATCGGCAACGGGTCGACCGTGCAGGACGGCGCCCGGATCGGCCGGCGCGCCCTCATCGGCGCGGGCTCCCTCGTCCCGCCCGGGATGGTCGTGCCCGACGAGGTGCTCGCCCTGGGCTCCCCGGCCAAGGTGCGCGGGCCGCTCACTGCCGGCGCCGCGCAGTGGGTGGACGGCAACCCCTCGATCTACCAGGAGCTGGCTCGCCGGCACGCCGCCGGCGTCGAGCGGCTGGACTGACGCCGAGCCGTCGTGCGGACCGTATGGTCTCGGTCTCAGCCGGTGACGAGGGGGCGGGCGTGCGCAGAGCGGTCTTCGGGGTGCTGACGGTGGCGCTGTTCGTGTGGATGGTGCTGCTCTTCGCAGGGTCGCCGGGCACCCGGGACTTCGAGTACGACGGGGACGAGCCCGGGACAGCGACCGTGACCTGCGGGTCGACCGCCGCCGTGGGGTGGCCCTTCCGGACCCAGCCCGAGAGCGCCCGGTCCGAGGCCGGTGGGCCGCTCTCCGACGACTACGTCGACGGTGGGGTGCTCCCCGGCGACGTCACCCAGCAGTCGATCCTCGACCAGTGCCAGGACCTGCGCGCCACCCGGCTGGGCTTCATGACGCTGCTGGCCGTGCCCACCGCGCTGTGCGGGGTCGGCGCGCTCCTGCCGGGCCGCCGATCAGGCCAGCCGGCGCTGTAGCGACTCGGCCTCCTTGCGGAGCACGACCACCGCGAGCTGGTCGACCGCGCCCTCGGCCTTGCGGCCCACGAACGGCGCGTCGACCTTCGAGGTGCCGGTGCTGTCGATCTGGCTGCCCGCTCCTGCGGCGGTGACCCGGCGCTCGCCCTCGAGGCGGACGTCGCGGCCGAACAGCTTCGAGGTGACGACGACGGTGCCGGTCGCGCCGTCGCCGGTCGCCGTCCAGGTGCGGACGTCGAGGAGCTCGACCCGGTCGCCGACGAACTTCGCGAACGCCTCGGGGATGCCCTGCGTCGGGACGGTGTACCGCGCGGTCGTCGTCGTGCCCTCGACGGACACCTCGCGCACCTCGGCGCCGAGCGCGGCCAGTGCCTCGCGGACGAAGGACTCGTCGGTGAGCGTGGCGATCAACTGGGCGGGCGGGGCGGGGACGGTGACGTCGTGGGTGAAGGACACCCGCTCATGATCGTCGCGGTGCGCCGGGGCCGCTGGCCAGGGGAGTGGGGCGGGTGGGGCTCGAACCCACGACCCAGGGATGTGAGTCGCCGGGTGGGCAGTGCAGCGTCATTCCACCTTGTGCGCCTGCCCTGCTCAGATGAGGGTTGGGACCCAAGCGGCGTCCCACACCGTCCGACCGCGTGTGACCCCGCTGCTACCGCTGGCAGTCCTCGGTGCCGGTCGGCCCAGACTTGTCCGGACGGTCTCCAACCCCGCGTCGTCGCCAACGTCGGGCCCGCACGATGAGGACCAACAGCAGCAGGAGGTACCCGCCGAGGATCAGGAGGATCCACAACTCCGGAGGAGGCGCTCCGCCGATCAGGGGTGAGAGGGCTGCGGCGCTCACCCTTCGTCCATCCGTCGGAGGCGGCTCTGGACCGCACGCCGGACCCGCACCATCCGGCTCGTCGCGATCAGGTACGAGCCCAGCGCGGCGCCAGCGGCCCCGACGACCACGGCCAGGAGGTCTCCCTCGGTCACGCCACTCAGTCTGTCGGCCCCCCGACCTAAGGGCGCGGCATGGACCGACGGGCACCTCGCCGTGCTGGACGTCGGCTCGACACCATGCTGTTCGCCATGGCGCCGAACGGAGGTCAGGCGATCGCGCAGGAAAATGCGTGGTGGGCAGCCGGTACCCCGTGCACTGTGACCGCAGGAGGTTCGCTGGTCAGTGGATCTCTACAGGGTCGCGGGTTCAAATCCCGTCGGCCTTGTCCGCAAGGCCGTAGCTCAGTCTGGTAGAGCGGCAGCGTGCCTGGTCGACCCTGTCGGCCAGGCACGCTGTGGATGACAGCAGACGCTTCTGGCAGAAGTCGGGGATGCCTGAGACGCTCATCGGGTCGATGGAGTTGGTGGCCGTCGACCTTGGCCGCGGCCTCGATGCATGCGTTGCCACGCCTGGCGCGTGCGTCCGTTGTGGAGGGGAGCTGCCCGTTCGAGACGGGCCCGTGCAGGCACCCGGGGCGGGCGCATGAGATCGATCAAACGCCCGCCCCGGCCACCGCTCCAGTAGCGCGACCCCGCGCGATGTCGACTCTCGAGAGCACCGCGGCGCCTGGTTGACGATCATCGATGCATCCGTTGCCGTGCAACGGTCATGGCGACGGTGGCGAGACGGGCAGGCGCTTGTCTCGCCGGTTGCAGCAGTGCAGACATGGCCGCAAGGGGGTTCAACCGGGACCGACTGTGTCGGCGGCCCCAAGAAGCCGTCCGATCCTGGCTAGGTGGACCAGGTCGATGGTCAGCTCGACTACCCAGCTGGCGGCGCCGGTGGTGACCAACTGCTCGTGATCCGGGAATGTTCGAGGCTCTCCGAGAAGCCCTAGGGGCCAGGCGATGCACAACAGGGCAGCGTCGCGCGAATCCCGCAAGCTGCGGGCTCGTTCCGGCAACTTCTCGTCCTGAGCAGTGCGTTCGCGCTCGTGGTCGACGTAAGGCTGTCGTCCTGGCCATCGGCGGGGGCGTTCGGTCCAGTTGCCCGATCGAACTTGCTCGTCACGCAGGTCGAACTGATCCACGCCCGGCCGCAGAACTGCGGCCCGGAGGGACCCGCCGGTGCTGACCCAATCGGTGACCCACTGATCGGCCGGCCCGAAGCCCGTCGGGCTGGTGTCGAGCTCCACTGAGTCGGGCCACCTCGGCGAGCCGGTTCAAGAGAACTAGCTCGACAGCGATTGCACCCCTCACCGCGATCGGGGTCACTAGGTCGTCGGTGAGGCGCCCACGAGGGTCGAGGGCCAGGCTGGCCAGGCGCATGGGAACGGAGTCGGCCCACGTCATGGCTACATGGTCTCGTAGAGGATGTGCTGCCGGGCGCATCAGCTTCGCGACGATGCAGGAGCATGAACGCCGGGACAGCGACGGTGGGGCGGGTGGGGCTCGAACCCACG
This sequence is a window from Geodermatophilaceae bacterium NBWT11. Protein-coding genes within it:
- a CDS encoding serine/threonine protein kinase, with protein sequence MGVVWLAEDRMLGREVAVKEVTFGVDVTAEERAVLRERTFREARAAARLDHPAVTTVHDVFEEDGKPWLVMEHVRSRTLLQLVEEYGPLRVDLVARIGLDLLDAITAAHQAGIVHRDVKPANVLVDDAGRAHLTDFGIATTTGDSTLTSTGTVLGSPAYMSPERATGHDPQPQDDLWSLGATLYTAVEGRPPFDRGEPMATLLAVVSDHPAPMVRSGALQPVLTAMLARDPQQRATPGQARVALQSATQAAAPPPPPVQAPTPPQPAPRADAGGEVQRFDPQDLRRRAHRAKEKLRSLSEQLTAPTTQQAPPPPKPRFRFKRRWVVVPTILLVLVAIALVAGGWWLLVEGGELLNG
- a CDS encoding gamma carbonic anhydrase family protein gives rise to the protein MPLFSFEGKHPQVHPDAWIAPTATLVGDVTVESGASVWYGVVVRADFGAIVIRAGANVQDNSVLHGGDDPVTEVGPGATIGHLCVVHGCVIGAEALIGNGSTVQDGARIGRRALIGAGSLVPPGMVVPDEVLALGSPAKVRGPLTAGAAQWVDGNPSIYQELARRHAAGVERLD
- a CDS encoding DUF2505 domain-containing protein, with amino-acid sequence MPGSWVRAPPAPLPWPAAPAHRDDHERVSFTHDVTVPAPPAQLIATLTDESFVREALAALGAEVREVSVEGTTTTARYTVPTQGIPEAFAKFVGDRVELLDVRTWTATGDGATGTVVVTSKLFGRDVRLEGERRVTAAGAGSQIDSTGTSKVDAPFVGRKAEGAVDQLAVVVLRKEAESLQRRLA